From one Synechocystis sp. PCC 6803 substr. PCC-P genomic stretch:
- a CDS encoding D-alanyl-D-alanine carboxypeptidase family protein: MGKKPKSSFNVNQDDIPEVIRDNPAGSPQSQPLSPIPLKLIAAGLGIIILALLTLLALWPRPEPAPEVVTEPSPTPTATPIDNLLGHLPYEEAPLGELKNITPDGRLKLRQAAADQFLLMQRDAKAQGISLVPISAFRTVTEQEQLFFDIKQQRNQEARQRAEVSAPPGYSEHHTGYAVDIGDGSAQATHLSASFAQTKAFNWLQNNAAKYSFELSFPPDNPQGIAYEPWHWRYVGDRQSLELFYKARNLPQKNENNP; this comes from the coding sequence ATGGGTAAAAAACCAAAATCTTCCTTTAACGTCAACCAGGATGACATCCCGGAAGTAATTCGGGACAATCCAGCGGGGTCGCCCCAGTCCCAACCCTTGTCCCCCATACCGCTGAAATTAATCGCGGCCGGCTTGGGGATAATTATTCTGGCTTTATTGACGTTGTTGGCCCTGTGGCCCAGGCCCGAGCCCGCACCGGAAGTGGTGACAGAACCAAGTCCCACCCCCACGGCAACCCCCATTGATAACCTGTTGGGGCACTTGCCCTATGAAGAGGCTCCCCTGGGGGAGTTGAAAAATATTACCCCCGACGGCCGTTTAAAGTTACGCCAGGCCGCCGCTGACCAATTTTTGCTTATGCAACGGGATGCCAAGGCCCAGGGCATTTCCCTTGTCCCCATTTCCGCCTTTCGCACTGTGACCGAGCAGGAACAACTTTTTTTTGACATCAAACAACAGCGCAATCAAGAGGCTCGACAGCGGGCCGAAGTCAGTGCCCCCCCCGGTTACAGCGAACATCACACCGGCTATGCGGTGGATATTGGCGATGGCAGTGCCCAGGCTACTCATTTAAGTGCAAGTTTTGCCCAAACGAAAGCCTTTAATTGGCTCCAAAATAATGCGGCCAAATACAGTTTTGAATTGTCTTTTCCCCCGGATAATCCCCAGGGCATTGCCTACGAACCCTGGCATTGGCGTTACGTCGGCGATCGCCAAAGTTTAGAACTGTTCTACAAAGCAAGAAACTTACCGCAAAAAAACGAGAATAATCCTTAA
- a CDS encoding pyridoxal phosphate-dependent aminotransferase, which yields METAFSRMDLVQSPVIPVVGQWIVDSPGTISLGQGVAFYPPPNEVAVAVRESLEQTPLHQYQPVAGIPSLISALTEKLRRDNDINLSSDQAVVVTAGANMGFLNAVLAITEVGDEIILNTPYYFNHEMAVRIAGCQPVLVPTDDQYQLQLDLIAQAIAPRTRAVVTISPNNPTGAIYPEADLRAVNQLCQERGIYHIHDEAYDYFAYDQTPIFSPEAMGDSGGHTISLYSFSKAYGMAGWRVGYMVIPLELLLAVKKIQDTNLICPVVVSQYAALACLRVGKNYSAQFLPEMAACRQQLLETLGQLSDYCRLVVPQGAFYCLLEVNSPLTDLELVKRLIDEFKVAVLPGSTFGVDSGCYLRIAYGALRQATASVAIARLEQGLKSIC from the coding sequence ATGGAAACAGCCTTTAGCCGTATGGATTTGGTTCAGTCTCCGGTTATTCCCGTGGTTGGACAGTGGATTGTCGATTCCCCCGGTACGATTTCCCTGGGCCAAGGGGTGGCTTTTTATCCTCCCCCTAACGAGGTGGCCGTGGCGGTGCGGGAAAGTCTGGAGCAAACTCCTCTGCATCAGTATCAGCCAGTGGCGGGCATACCAAGCCTAATTTCTGCTTTAACGGAAAAGTTGCGACGGGATAACGATATTAACCTGTCTTCCGACCAAGCTGTGGTAGTAACGGCTGGGGCCAATATGGGTTTTTTAAATGCAGTGCTAGCCATTACGGAGGTGGGAGATGAAATCATTCTCAATACGCCGTACTACTTCAACCATGAAATGGCGGTCAGAATTGCGGGGTGTCAGCCGGTGTTGGTGCCCACTGATGATCAATATCAACTCCAACTGGACCTCATTGCCCAGGCGATCGCCCCCCGGACTAGGGCGGTGGTGACCATTTCGCCTAATAATCCCACCGGGGCCATTTATCCAGAGGCAGATTTGCGGGCGGTGAACCAACTGTGCCAGGAGCGGGGTATCTACCACATCCACGACGAGGCCTACGATTATTTTGCCTACGACCAGACTCCGATTTTCTCCCCTGAGGCCATGGGGGATAGTGGAGGCCATACCATTTCCCTCTACAGCTTTTCGAAGGCCTATGGCATGGCCGGTTGGCGGGTCGGCTATATGGTCATTCCCCTGGAACTATTGCTAGCGGTCAAAAAAATTCAGGATACCAATCTGATCTGCCCGGTGGTGGTTTCCCAATATGCCGCCCTTGCTTGCTTACGGGTGGGCAAGAATTATTCAGCCCAATTTTTACCGGAGATGGCTGCCTGTCGCCAGCAACTATTAGAAACCCTAGGTCAATTGTCTGACTATTGTCGTTTAGTGGTGCCCCAGGGGGCTTTTTACTGTTTGCTGGAAGTTAATAGCCCCTTGACGGATTTAGAGCTAGTGAAAAGGTTAATTGATGAATTTAAGGTGGCGGTGCTACCAGGTTCCACCTTTGGCGTGGATTCGGGTTGCTATCTCCGTATTGCCTATGGTGCTCTGCGGCAGGCCACGGCTAGCGTTGCCATTGCCAGACTGGAGCAGGGTCTAAAAAGTATCTGTTGA
- a CDS encoding M61 family metallopeptidase: protein MLPTLPHLHYQVAMPTPQTHYFTVDLHIQGFTASVLELKFPVWTPGSYLVREYERHLQDFQAQGLSNGEYLEHQKLGKAHWAIACGEEENIAISYRIYADELTVRTNHLDYSHGFFTGAALFFYLPGHTHRPLALTVVPPEPAWAIATALPCKATDSTTGAKTFYAQDFDTLVDSPVEVGIHRDYAFETQGKEHHFVVWGESNLNGEQLVRDTEKIIAVEAGLFGNLPYDHYWFILHTSNQGYGGLEHKDSCVLNYDRFGFRDPEKYQRFLQLVAHEFFHLWNIKRIRPIALEKFDYDQENYTPSLWFSEGTTSYYDLLIPLRAEIYDRQTYLKNLGKEITRYLKTLGRLVQPLAESSFDAWIKLYRRDANSDNSQMSYYLKGELVTLMLDLLIRERHQNQRSFDDVLRAMWQEFGREEIGFTPEQLQAVISRVADTDLTEFFHTYLHTTAELPLNDYLQPFGLVIKPMQEDLTPYLGIKVKSEAGQEKITFVAAHSPAAMAGISPQDLLLAINGVRVGAEQLSLRLKDYQANDMIQLTVFHQDLLRTVDVVLASPQANRYEVVPIADPSDSQLQNLAGWLGES from the coding sequence ATGCTCCCTACTCTCCCCCATCTGCACTACCAAGTGGCGATGCCAACGCCCCAGACCCACTACTTCACCGTGGATTTGCATATTCAAGGCTTCACTGCTTCTGTACTAGAACTGAAATTTCCCGTCTGGACACCAGGGTCCTATCTGGTAAGGGAATATGAGCGCCATTTGCAGGACTTCCAAGCTCAAGGTCTCAGCAACGGCGAATATTTAGAGCACCAAAAGTTGGGTAAGGCCCATTGGGCCATTGCCTGTGGAGAGGAAGAAAATATTGCCATTTCCTATCGCATTTATGCCGATGAACTAACCGTAAGAACCAATCATTTGGATTATAGTCATGGTTTCTTCACCGGGGCAGCATTGTTTTTCTACTTGCCAGGACATACCCACAGGCCTCTAGCCTTGACCGTTGTTCCTCCCGAACCGGCTTGGGCGATCGCCACGGCCCTGCCCTGTAAGGCAACGGATTCAACTACGGGAGCCAAAACTTTCTATGCCCAGGACTTTGACACGTTGGTAGATAGCCCGGTGGAAGTGGGGATTCATCGGGATTACGCCTTTGAAACCCAGGGTAAGGAGCACCACTTTGTGGTTTGGGGTGAAAGTAATTTGAATGGGGAACAGTTAGTTAGAGATACGGAAAAAATCATCGCCGTTGAAGCAGGACTATTTGGGAATTTACCCTACGACCATTACTGGTTCATTCTCCACACTTCTAACCAGGGCTATGGCGGCTTAGAGCATAAAGATTCCTGTGTGCTGAACTATGACCGCTTTGGCTTTCGAGATCCGGAAAAATACCAACGGTTTTTGCAACTGGTGGCCCACGAATTTTTCCATCTTTGGAATATTAAGCGTATTCGTCCCATCGCTTTGGAGAAATTTGACTACGACCAGGAAAATTACACCCCTTCCCTCTGGTTTTCCGAAGGCACCACCAGTTACTATGACCTGCTCATTCCCCTCAGGGCAGAAATTTACGATCGCCAGACCTATTTAAAAAATTTGGGCAAGGAGATTACCCGTTACCTAAAGACCCTAGGGCGCTTGGTGCAACCTTTGGCGGAATCTAGTTTTGACGCTTGGATCAAACTCTATCGTCGGGATGCCAACAGTGATAATAGCCAAATGTCCTATTACCTCAAGGGGGAATTGGTAACATTAATGCTGGATTTACTGATTCGGGAACGACACCAAAACCAGCGTTCCTTTGATGATGTTTTGCGAGCAATGTGGCAAGAATTTGGGCGGGAAGAAATTGGTTTTACCCCGGAACAATTGCAGGCAGTAATTTCCAGGGTGGCGGACACGGACTTAACTGAATTTTTCCATACCTATCTCCACACCACGGCGGAACTTCCCCTCAATGATTATTTGCAACCCTTTGGCTTGGTTATTAAGCCCATGCAGGAAGATTTAACTCCCTATTTGGGCATTAAGGTTAAATCCGAGGCCGGCCAGGAAAAAATTACCTTTGTGGCGGCCCATTCCCCCGCCGCCATGGCTGGCATTAGCCCCCAGGACTTGTTACTGGCCATCAATGGTGTACGGGTTGGGGCCGAACAGCTTTCCCTGCGGCTGAAAGACTACCAAGCCAATGATATGATTCAGTTAACGGTGTTTCATCAGGATCTTTTGCGAACGGTGGATGTGGTGTTGGCATCTCCCCAAGCAAACCGTTATGAAGTGGTGCCCATAGCCGACCCCTCGGACAGCCAACTTCAAAATCTGGCGGGCTGGCTAGGTGAATCCTAA
- a CDS encoding sirohydrochlorin chelatase translates to MTLTSVPAPVSLFPELELPPLPYHRPLLMIGHGTRDEDGRQTFLDFVAQYQALDHSRPVIPCFLELTEPNIQAGVQQCVDQGFEEISALPILLFAARHNKFDVTNELDRSRQAHPQINFFYGRHFGITPAILDLWKARLNQLDSPEANPQGIDRQDTVLLFVGRGSSDPDANGDVYKMARMLWEGSGYQTVETCFIGISHPRLEEGFRRARLYQPKRIIVLPYFLFMGALVKKIFTITEEQRATFPEIEIQSLSEMGIQPELLALVREREIETQLGQVAMNCEACKFRLAFKNQGHGHDHGHGHHHHGHDHGHSHGEWVDTYIEPTAYHEKIWQAP, encoded by the coding sequence ATGACCTTAACCAGTGTGCCCGCCCCTGTTTCCCTTTTTCCTGAACTTGAGCTTCCCCCCCTTCCCTATCACAGACCCCTACTGATGATTGGCCATGGCACTAGGGACGAAGACGGTCGCCAAACATTTTTAGATTTTGTGGCCCAGTACCAAGCATTAGACCATTCCCGCCCGGTGATCCCCTGTTTTTTGGAGTTGACGGAACCCAATATCCAGGCCGGGGTGCAGCAATGTGTAGACCAGGGCTTTGAGGAAATTTCCGCTCTGCCCATTTTGCTCTTTGCGGCCCGCCATAACAAATTCGATGTCACCAATGAGTTAGACCGCAGTCGCCAAGCCCATCCCCAGATCAATTTTTTCTACGGTCGTCATTTTGGCATTACCCCAGCCATTCTTGATTTGTGGAAAGCACGGTTGAATCAATTGGATAGTCCCGAAGCCAATCCCCAGGGCATTGACCGCCAAGATACGGTGCTGTTGTTTGTGGGTCGGGGTTCCAGTGATCCCGATGCCAACGGTGATGTGTATAAAATGGCCCGCATGCTCTGGGAAGGCAGTGGCTACCAAACTGTAGAAACCTGTTTCATTGGCATTAGCCATCCCCGCTTAGAAGAAGGGTTCCGTCGGGCGAGGTTATATCAACCCAAGCGGATTATTGTTTTGCCCTACTTTTTGTTTATGGGTGCCTTGGTGAAGAAAATTTTCACCATCACTGAGGAGCAACGGGCCACTTTTCCCGAGATTGAAATTCAATCCCTGTCGGAAATGGGCATTCAACCGGAGTTATTGGCGTTGGTGCGGGAACGGGAAATTGAAACCCAATTGGGACAGGTGGCGATGAATTGTGAGGCCTGTAAGTTTCGCCTCGCTTTTAAAAATCAGGGCCATGGTCATGATCACGGCCACGGACATCACCATCATGGTCACGACCACGGCCACAGTCACGGGGAATGGGTCGATACTTACATCGAGCCCACGGCCTACCACGAAAAAATTTGGCAGGCTCCCTAG
- the mgsA gene encoding methylglyoxal synthase: MAAHIALIAHDNKKDALVNFVQQHKSLFSRYDLIATGQTGELVRNKTGLAVDTVFSGPLGGDTQIATQIIDGTIAAVIFLIDPLYAQPHEPDIRTLLRLCEVYNVPLAINLATAKAVIKLLGKTKTGHLIFNPVAGQGNVERELDLIKEHLQSEINLKITFTSAEVNVTDQAKEIVKRIKQANEQSDGEGDSFIIASGGDGTVSGVAAALVNTGIPLGIIPRGTANAFSVALGIPTQIPGACQTINRGITKVVDTALCNDIPMLLLAGVGFEAEMVEKADRELKNNLGVMAYIFAGIQQAREQELFEAHIEIDSETTTMEASAITIANAAPPTSVFAQGAGQVSFTDGLLDITVASSQTALQGLQVVTNLFTSALSKNPSDNENVLHLYGESIKVTTSPPQKIVVDGEIIGTTPVEVKCLPKSLNIFAPVENS, translated from the coding sequence ATGGCTGCCCATATAGCCCTTATCGCCCACGACAACAAAAAAGACGCTCTGGTTAATTTTGTCCAACAGCATAAATCCCTTTTCTCTCGCTATGACCTCATCGCCACCGGTCAAACAGGGGAATTAGTGAGGAACAAAACCGGCTTGGCCGTGGATACTGTTTTTTCTGGCCCCCTGGGGGGGGACACCCAAATTGCCACCCAAATCATCGATGGGACCATTGCTGCCGTCATTTTTTTGATTGACCCTCTCTATGCTCAACCCCACGAGCCGGACATCCGGACCCTGTTAAGGCTTTGTGAAGTGTACAACGTTCCCCTAGCTATTAATTTAGCCACCGCCAAAGCAGTGATTAAACTATTGGGTAAAACTAAAACTGGCCATCTAATTTTTAATCCCGTGGCAGGCCAGGGCAATGTGGAGCGGGAGCTAGATTTAATCAAAGAGCATTTACAGTCGGAAATTAATCTCAAAATTACTTTCACCAGTGCCGAAGTCAACGTCACCGACCAAGCCAAGGAAATTGTTAAGCGAATCAAGCAGGCCAACGAACAATCGGACGGGGAAGGAGATAGCTTTATCATTGCCTCCGGCGGTGATGGCACCGTATCCGGCGTAGCGGCGGCCCTCGTCAACACCGGCATTCCCTTGGGCATTATCCCCCGGGGTACCGCCAATGCTTTTTCCGTTGCCCTGGGCATTCCCACCCAAATCCCTGGAGCCTGCCAAACCATCAACCGGGGCATCACCAAAGTGGTGGATACGGCCCTGTGTAACGACATTCCCATGCTCCTGTTGGCCGGGGTCGGCTTTGAGGCGGAAATGGTGGAAAAAGCAGACCGGGAACTGAAAAATAATCTGGGGGTGATGGCCTACATTTTTGCTGGCATTCAACAGGCCAGGGAACAGGAGTTGTTTGAAGCCCACATCGAAATTGACTCAGAAACCACCACCATGGAAGCTAGCGCCATTACGATCGCCAATGCGGCCCCTCCCACTTCTGTGTTTGCCCAGGGAGCAGGGCAGGTATCCTTCACCGATGGGTTGCTCGACATCACCGTGGCCAGTAGTCAAACGGCATTACAGGGTCTGCAGGTAGTAACTAACCTGTTCACTTCTGCCCTGTCGAAAAATCCCAGCGATAATGAAAACGTGCTGCATCTCTATGGAGAAAGCATTAAAGTGACCACCAGTCCCCCGCAAAAAATTGTCGTTGACGGTGAAATCATTGGTACTACTCCAGTGGAGGTTAAATGCCTGCCCAAAAGCTTAAACATCTTTGCTCCAGTGGAAAACAGTTGA
- a CDS encoding branched-chain amino acid transaminase, with protein sequence MHKFLPIAYFEDKFVPFEDAKISVATHALHYGTAAFGGLRGIPDPEDPGTILLFRLDRHGDRLSKSAKFLHYDISAEKIKEVIVDFVKKNQPDKSFYIRPLVYSSGLGIAPRLHNLEKDFLVYGLEMGDYLAADGVSCRISSWYRQEDRSFPLRGKISAAYITSALAKTEAVESGFDEAILMNSQGKVCEATGMNVFMVRNGQIVTPGNEQDILEGITRDSILTIAADLGIPTCQRPIDKSELMIADEVFLSGTAAKITPVKRIENFTLGGDRPITEKLRSVLTAVTENREPKYQDWVFKIPLNG encoded by the coding sequence ATGCACAAGTTTTTGCCGATCGCCTACTTTGAAGATAAGTTTGTCCCGTTTGAGGATGCCAAAATTTCCGTTGCTACCCATGCCCTCCACTATGGGACGGCGGCCTTTGGGGGTTTGCGGGGTATTCCCGACCCGGAAGATCCGGGCACCATTCTACTATTCCGTCTGGACCGCCATGGCGATCGCCTGAGTAAGAGTGCCAAGTTTTTGCACTACGACATCAGTGCAGAAAAAATCAAGGAAGTTATTGTTGATTTTGTTAAGAAAAATCAGCCCGATAAATCCTTTTACATCCGTCCATTGGTGTACAGTTCCGGTTTGGGCATTGCCCCCCGTTTGCACAATCTGGAGAAGGATTTCCTGGTTTATGGCTTGGAAATGGGGGATTACCTCGCCGCCGACGGAGTTAGCTGCCGTATCAGTTCCTGGTATCGCCAAGAAGACCGGAGTTTTCCCCTAAGGGGCAAAATCAGCGCCGCCTACATTACCTCTGCTTTGGCTAAAACGGAAGCGGTGGAATCGGGCTTTGATGAGGCTATTTTGATGAATTCCCAAGGTAAGGTCTGTGAAGCCACCGGCATGAATGTTTTCATGGTACGGAATGGGCAAATTGTTACCCCCGGCAATGAGCAGGACATCCTCGAAGGGATTACTAGGGATAGTATTCTCACCATTGCAGCGGATTTGGGCATTCCCACCTGCCAACGCCCCATCGATAAATCGGAATTGATGATTGCCGACGAGGTATTTTTGAGTGGTACTGCGGCCAAAATCACCCCGGTTAAAAGGATTGAGAACTTTACCCTGGGCGGCGATCGCCCGATTACAGAAAAGTTACGCTCCGTGTTGACAGCGGTGACGGAAAACCGGGAACCCAAATATCAAGATTGGGTATTTAAAATTCCTTTGAATGGCTAA
- the gatC gene encoding Asp-tRNA(Asn)/Glu-tRNA(Gln) amidotransferase subunit GatC, protein MLDQSQVQKIAHLARLEITPEEESQFASQLSSILDYFDQLNELPTEGVEPTTRAIELSNIVRGDRQISWDGDNAATTRQALLDNAPEPEGDFFRVPRIMGGDEA, encoded by the coding sequence ATGTTGGATCAAAGCCAAGTTCAAAAAATTGCCCACCTGGCCCGTTTGGAAATTACCCCGGAGGAAGAAAGTCAATTTGCTTCCCAGTTGAGCAGCATTTTGGACTACTTTGACCAATTGAACGAACTGCCCACCGAAGGAGTGGAACCCACCACCAGGGCGATCGAGTTGAGCAACATTGTCCGGGGCGATCGCCAAATCAGTTGGGACGGAGACAATGCGGCCACCACCCGCCAAGCTCTGCTAGATAACGCCCCGGAACCGGAGGGAGACTTTTTTCGAGTCCCCCGTATTATGGGCGGTGACGAAGCTTAA